In one Chryseobacterium camelliae genomic region, the following are encoded:
- a CDS encoding choice-of-anchor L domain-containing protein, with protein sequence MLNTRTRSLFFALFLVLMSNNFMFSQKKGRTGINAMPTSQSMKSGAFIDVNTSTYPESSYDIAQLIKDVLIKGGTSCTSANITNVTVSPNLSASNQNRTWGFFHKGTTAFPFTKGIVLSTGYARNAGNSFIPGTLSNTYSTTGDTDLSTALGVINNYNDATYIEFDFVPTSNEVTFRYIFASEEYSDDYPCSFTDGFALLLKPNTPGSTYTNMAVLPGGAGPVSVTNIRPSTKFGGGALTCGPMNAAYFAGYNTAGIETNFNGRTIPLTAKATVTAGQSYHFKMVLADWDDGSYDSSVYLEAGSFDIGVQILDPTGVQLPASINVCDNQPQVFNASVQNPNATYQWYLNNNIIPGATSSSYTATQPGVYKVEVLVPGNTCPGTATITIVGGTSPTVQNATLTACYAAGNINYDLTSAQPSISTTAGATFSYYLNLADANAGNGNTIPTPTSFSSAGGQTIYVLVKNGFCSKVAQLQLVKAAQIVATIDPPATLTCTTPQITLNGSASTYPAGSTFSWTTTGGTIVSGANTLSPVVSAAGVYTLTISNTFAPDNVVCTSVANVTVTGNSAPPTTTLTASKVLICAGESVTLTAGGGTTYTWTGLPGTGNTQIVSPATTTTYTVNAIGANGCPSQTPATITIEVSQPITVQNATLIKCYQPGNITYDLTSAQTQITSTVTGVTFAYYVNQADAIAGNTNTIATPTAFPSAGNQTVYVLVKNGGCSYVVDLLLLKSQVTTLTIAAPQNITCTVSQITLNASSSVIPTGSTIAWTTTGGNIVSGVNTLTPVVNAGGIYTLTVSNTSQPGNLNCTYTANVTVTEDKVAPVASLTSSVTQICVGESVTLTATGGATYNWGNGLTGNGSTQTVSPVVTTTYTVHAVGANGCISQNPASVTVVVGPPTAGISASKSKICAGEPVTLLATGGVTYNWIGLTGTGNTQVVTPTTTTTYTVYALGGNGCSSVNPATITIEVVPAIVSTLEDVYACAGDSGIFDAGAGPNYTYLWSNGVTTQTMTTNIPGTYTVEISNGTCSKIFTAHLYNPDLPQFTNVVYNNGTLTISASNPTGEALEYSIDGGVTWQASNIFVNVLKNTNYNLRVRIKDAKCGTSLEFFTFIVNNAITPNQDGINDGIDFSGISNYNNFAASIFDRYGAQVFKADKSNTTWNGNIKNMNVPSGTYWYRVQWENPASKKLEQRSGWILLKNRN encoded by the coding sequence ATGTTAAATACGAGGACAAGAAGTCTATTTTTTGCTTTGTTTTTAGTGCTTATGAGTAATAATTTCATGTTTTCTCAAAAAAAAGGGAGAACCGGAATTAATGCCATGCCCACTTCTCAAAGTATGAAATCAGGAGCTTTTATTGATGTAAATACAAGCACTTACCCTGAATCAAGCTATGATATTGCCCAATTAATTAAAGATGTGCTTATAAAAGGGGGGACATCATGTACCTCTGCCAATATAACAAATGTTACTGTTTCTCCCAACTTATCTGCTTCTAATCAAAACAGAACGTGGGGATTTTTCCATAAAGGAACTACAGCCTTTCCCTTTACAAAAGGAATTGTATTATCGACAGGATATGCCAGAAATGCGGGAAATTCTTTTATTCCAGGTACTTTAAGCAATACGTATTCCACAACGGGAGATACAGATTTGTCTACGGCTTTAGGGGTTATTAATAATTATAATGATGCCACTTATATAGAGTTCGACTTTGTACCTACCTCTAATGAAGTGACATTCAGATATATTTTTGCTTCTGAAGAATATTCTGATGATTATCCGTGCTCTTTTACAGATGGTTTTGCATTATTGCTGAAACCCAATACACCGGGATCTACCTATACCAATATGGCGGTTTTGCCAGGTGGTGCGGGTCCTGTAAGTGTAACGAATATTCGTCCATCTACTAAATTTGGCGGGGGAGCATTAACTTGTGGACCGATGAATGCTGCTTATTTTGCAGGATATAATACGGCAGGAATAGAAACCAATTTTAATGGAAGAACGATTCCTTTAACGGCAAAAGCAACCGTAACGGCCGGACAATCTTACCATTTTAAAATGGTACTGGCAGATTGGGATGATGGTTCATATGATTCATCTGTGTATCTGGAAGCGGGATCATTTGATATCGGAGTGCAAATTTTAGATCCTACGGGTGTTCAATTACCGGCCTCTATAAATGTATGTGATAATCAGCCGCAGGTATTCAACGCTTCTGTTCAGAATCCGAATGCAACTTACCAATGGTATTTAAACAATAATATAATTCCGGGGGCAACTTCAAGTTCTTATACGGCGACACAGCCTGGAGTATACAAAGTAGAAGTGCTGGTTCCCGGAAATACATGTCCCGGAACAGCGACTATAACAATTGTCGGTGGAACTTCACCTACCGTTCAGAATGCTACCTTAACGGCTTGTTATGCAGCAGGAAATATAAACTATGATTTAACTTCTGCCCAACCTTCTATAAGCACAACAGCCGGAGCTACTTTTTCTTATTATTTAAATCTGGCTGATGCCAATGCAGGAAACGGAAATACAATACCTACTCCTACTTCATTTTCCAGTGCGGGAGGGCAAACAATTTATGTATTGGTTAAAAACGGTTTCTGCTCAAAAGTGGCTCAGTTGCAATTGGTAAAAGCAGCGCAGATCGTCGCTACTATTGACCCGCCTGCAACGTTAACTTGTACCACACCTCAAATTACATTAAACGGTTCTGCTTCCACTTATCCGGCAGGATCAACATTTAGCTGGACGACTACTGGAGGAACAATCGTTTCCGGCGCTAATACATTATCTCCGGTTGTAAGTGCGGCAGGAGTTTATACATTGACTATTTCTAATACATTTGCTCCGGATAATGTGGTATGTACTTCTGTTGCCAATGTAACGGTAACTGGGAACAGCGCGCCGCCTACAACAACTTTAACTGCTTCAAAAGTATTAATCTGTGCCGGTGAAAGTGTGACCTTAACAGCCGGAGGTGGGACTACTTATACATGGACTGGTTTACCGGGAACAGGAAATACTCAAATTGTATCACCTGCAACAACGACGACTTATACGGTAAACGCAATTGGAGCAAATGGATGTCCTTCACAAACTCCGGCCACGATTACCATTGAAGTTTCCCAACCAATAACGGTGCAAAATGCAACATTAATTAAATGCTATCAACCAGGAAATATTACGTATGATTTAACTTCAGCACAAACTCAGATAACATCTACGGTAACAGGAGTTACTTTTGCTTATTATGTGAATCAGGCTGATGCCATTGCCGGAAATACGAATACAATTGCTACTCCTACAGCTTTTCCAAGTGCAGGAAACCAGACAGTTTATGTATTGGTTAAAAATGGAGGATGTAGCTATGTGGTTGATTTATTGTTATTAAAAAGTCAGGTAACCACTTTAACGATTGCAGCTCCTCAGAATATTACCTGTACAGTATCGCAGATTACTTTGAATGCTTCATCTTCGGTGATTCCGACGGGATCTACCATTGCATGGACGACCACAGGTGGTAATATCGTTTCCGGGGTAAATACGTTAACTCCGGTTGTAAATGCCGGTGGAATATATACTTTAACTGTTTCAAATACTTCACAACCCGGGAACTTAAATTGCACCTATACCGCAAACGTTACTGTAACAGAAGATAAAGTTGCCCCGGTTGCGAGTTTGACATCATCTGTGACCCAGATTTGTGTCGGAGAATCTGTAACGCTTACAGCAACGGGTGGTGCTACCTATAACTGGGGAAATGGTTTAACAGGGAACGGAAGTACTCAAACTGTTTCACCGGTGGTAACAACAACTTATACAGTACATGCAGTAGGAGCAAATGGTTGTATTTCTCAGAATCCGGCCTCTGTTACGGTGGTTGTAGGACCGCCTACAGCAGGAATATCAGCTTCAAAATCAAAAATATGTGCAGGAGAGCCGGTTACTTTATTGGCAACAGGTGGAGTTACTTATAACTGGATCGGTTTAACCGGAACTGGAAACACTCAGGTTGTTACACCTACGACTACAACAACTTATACTGTATATGCTTTGGGAGGAAACGGATGTTCATCTGTAAATCCTGCGACGATTACCATAGAAGTTGTTCCGGCAATTGTTTCTACTTTGGAAGATGTGTATGCTTGTGCAGGAGATTCCGGAATTTTTGATGCGGGAGCAGGTCCAAATTATACTTATTTATGGAGTAATGGGGTGACTACTCAAACGATGACAACAAATATACCGGGTACTTATACCGTTGAGATCAGCAATGGAACTTGTTCAAAAATATTTACGGCTCATTTGTATAATCCGGATCTGCCACAATTTACGAATGTTGTCTATAATAATGGAACGCTTACGATATCTGCTAGCAATCCTACAGGTGAGGCATTAGAATATTCTATTGATGGAGGAGTAACCTGGCAGGCGTCAAATATATTTGTCAATGTTTTAAAGAACACAAACTATAATTTAAGAGTAAGAATAAAGGATGCAAAATGTGGTACATCTTTAGAATTCTTCACATTTATTGTGAATAATGCAATTACCCCGAACCAGGATGGAATAAATGACGGGATTGATTTCTCGGGAATAAGCAATTATAATAATTTTGCAGCATCTATATTTGATAGATATGGAGCGCAGGTATTTAAAGCAGATAAGTCCAACACAACTTGGAATGGGAACATAAAAAATATGAACGTTCCTAGCGGTACTTATTGGTATAGAGTGCAATGGGAGAATCCTGCAAGCAAAAAGCTAGAGCAGCGCAGTGGCTGGATTTTACTTAAAAATAGAAATTAA
- a CDS encoding choice-of-anchor L domain-containing protein has translation MKRYLLALSFILSANLVFSQTDQPRKVPKPNTGLAKKQGAFIDVNAPTYTESSFNITQLVKDVLISSGTNSCVTPQVSNVQVSPNLPATNDTRAWGYFHRGTTSFPFKDGIVLVTGKAKRTGNDYVDVNSSLSDIVGTNSDPDLVAATNPTKALKDAVILEFDFIPTSSQVKFNYLFASEEYTGTFPCSFSDAFALLLRPVTGGPYQNMAVLPGSAGPVSVTNIRPAVQFNGNPLGCAAINAAFFGGYNTTNIETNFNGRTVPLTATATVVAGQAYHFKMVIADAGDTAYDSAVFLEGGSFNIGVELLDPSGATLPEEINVCDNEPQVITASVSDPNVNYKWLYNNGTTTTVIPGATTNSITATQPGTYTVEVSYPGSPCPGTASIVINGGTTPSAQDATLLHCTTPDVPDFDLNFSKPLISNTPGAVFRFYVNQADAVAQNNNYIQDPYHFNGTDGQIIYVVVSNGGFCSKMVKLTLAKETTPTVTLMASKLKICPGDSVDLTATGGTTYQWSNFSGTGGTQTVTLDHTTTFQVYAVGVKGCVSVKPATVTVEVVPDIVTALKDVETCIGDRVTLDAGTGPNYKYLWSTGESTQTISVDKLGIYSVTIDNGYCKRTFSAKVLAAASPFITALNYSNNTLTVTAINPPINNIPTVLEYSIDGINWQTSNIFSGLTDNTNYTVQVKTQGRSCENAVDFFTLHINNIITPNQDGVNDVLDLKALGDFDNFTGSVYDRYGVEIFRFTKQNPVWDGTIGGKRLPTSTYWYKFNFQYPKSKVQMNSSGWIMLKNRE, from the coding sequence ATGAAGAGATATTTATTAGCTTTATCTTTTATTTTATCAGCTAATCTTGTATTTTCACAAACCGATCAGCCGCGAAAGGTTCCGAAACCTAACACCGGGTTGGCAAAAAAGCAAGGAGCCTTTATTGATGTAAATGCGCCGACGTATACTGAATCTAGTTTTAATATTACTCAGCTGGTTAAAGATGTCTTAATATCTTCCGGAACCAATTCGTGTGTTACACCCCAAGTTTCAAATGTACAGGTAAGTCCTAATTTACCAGCAACTAATGACACCAGAGCATGGGGGTATTTTCACAGAGGAACAACCAGTTTCCCTTTTAAAGATGGGATTGTACTAGTGACGGGTAAGGCAAAACGTACAGGAAATGATTATGTTGATGTAAACAGTTCCTTAAGTGATATCGTAGGGACAAATAGTGATCCTGACCTAGTAGCAGCCACAAACCCGACTAAAGCGTTGAAAGACGCCGTAATTTTGGAATTTGATTTTATTCCGACTTCTTCACAAGTGAAATTTAATTATCTTTTTGCTTCCGAAGAGTATACAGGTACTTTCCCATGTAGTTTTTCAGATGCATTTGCATTGTTGCTTAGACCTGTTACAGGAGGGCCTTATCAAAATATGGCCGTTCTTCCTGGAAGTGCAGGTCCGGTGAGTGTGACGAATATCCGTCCGGCAGTTCAGTTTAATGGAAATCCTCTAGGTTGTGCTGCTATTAACGCTGCATTTTTCGGAGGGTACAATACCACTAATATTGAAACCAACTTTAATGGGCGAACTGTTCCTTTAACGGCAACCGCTACAGTAGTGGCAGGACAGGCTTATCACTTTAAAATGGTAATTGCTGATGCTGGTGATACAGCTTACGATTCTGCTGTTTTCTTAGAAGGTGGGTCATTTAATATTGGGGTAGAACTATTAGACCCAAGTGGGGCTACATTACCTGAAGAAATTAATGTTTGTGACAACGAGCCTCAAGTCATTACTGCTTCCGTAAGTGATCCTAACGTTAATTACAAATGGTTGTATAATAATGGAACAACTACTACAGTAATACCTGGAGCTACAACCAACTCTATTACGGCAACCCAACCGGGAACTTATACCGTTGAAGTATCTTATCCGGGAAGTCCTTGTCCGGGAACGGCTTCTATTGTGATTAATGGAGGAACAACACCTTCTGCGCAGGATGCTACTTTGCTTCATTGTACGACTCCTGATGTTCCTGATTTTGATTTAAATTTCTCAAAACCTTTAATTAGCAATACACCGGGAGCGGTATTCCGTTTTTATGTAAATCAGGCGGATGCAGTGGCTCAAAATAATAACTATATTCAGGATCCTTACCACTTTAACGGTACTGACGGACAGATTATATATGTGGTGGTTTCAAATGGAGGTTTCTGTAGTAAAATGGTGAAACTGACACTTGCAAAAGAAACAACTCCTACGGTGACTTTAATGGCTTCAAAATTGAAAATTTGTCCCGGTGATTCAGTGGATTTAACTGCGACAGGAGGAACGACTTATCAATGGAGTAATTTTTCAGGAACAGGAGGTACTCAGACTGTGACATTGGACCATACAACTACATTTCAAGTATATGCAGTAGGTGTTAAGGGCTGTGTTTCTGTAAAACCTGCAACAGTTACTGTAGAAGTGGTTCCGGATATTGTTACAGCTTTAAAAGATGTTGAAACCTGTATAGGAGACAGAGTTACTTTAGACGCAGGAACAGGTCCGAATTATAAATATCTGTGGAGTACAGGAGAATCTACACAAACCATAAGTGTTGATAAATTAGGTATTTATTCGGTTACTATTGATAACGGATACTGTAAGAGAACATTTAGTGCAAAAGTGTTGGCTGCGGCTTCTCCTTTCATTACCGCTCTGAACTATAGTAATAATACTCTGACCGTAACGGCGATTAATCCCCCAATTAATAATATTCCTACAGTATTAGAATATTCTATTGACGGAATTAACTGGCAGACTTCAAATATATTCAGTGGATTAACTGATAATACGAACTATACAGTTCAGGTAAAAACGCAGGGAAGAAGCTGTGAAAACGCTGTAGACTTCTTTACATTACATATTAACAATATCATTACTCCGAACCAGGATGGTGTTAATGATGTTCTTGATCTTAAAGCTCTAGGAGATTTCGATAACTTCACAGGTTCTGTTTATGACAGATATGGTGTTGAAATCTTTAGATTCACAAAACAAAATCCGGTTTGGGATGGTACTATAGGAGGAAAAAGATTACCTACTTCAACGTATTGGTATAAATTTAACTTCCAGTATCCGAAATCAAAAGTACAGATGAACAGTTCTGGATGGATTATGTTGAAAAACAGAGAATAA
- the rsmA gene encoding 16S rRNA (adenine(1518)-N(6)/adenine(1519)-N(6))-dimethyltransferase RsmA: MSVKAKKHLGQHFLTDENIARKIVEGLSFENYNNVMEVGPGMGVLTKYLLEKDQNIYLAEIDKESIEYLKNNYSKITEETFVGDFLKQDFQFTKGEQIAIIGNFPYNISSQILFQIIDHYELIPEMVGMFQKEVAERTAAVPRTKDYGILSVLIQAYYDTTYLFTVHENVFNPPPKVKSGVIRMTRNPKEGLTGNEVLFKQIVKAGFNQRRKKLSNALKILNIPEALKTHEFLDKRAEELSVSDFISFTQLWKENQ, from the coding sequence TTGAGTGTAAAAGCAAAAAAGCATCTTGGTCAACACTTTTTGACGGATGAAAACATCGCAAGAAAAATCGTAGAAGGTCTTAGTTTTGAGAACTATAATAACGTAATGGAGGTAGGTCCCGGAATGGGAGTTCTTACCAAATATCTTTTGGAAAAAGACCAAAACATTTACCTGGCCGAAATTGATAAGGAATCGATTGAATACTTAAAAAACAACTATTCTAAAATAACTGAAGAGACTTTTGTCGGGGATTTTCTAAAACAGGATTTTCAATTTACCAAGGGAGAACAGATTGCCATTATCGGAAACTTCCCCTATAATATCTCGTCACAAATTTTATTTCAGATCATCGATCATTATGAACTGATTCCTGAAATGGTGGGAATGTTCCAGAAAGAAGTTGCAGAAAGAACAGCCGCTGTTCCGAGAACGAAAGATTACGGAATTTTATCTGTTTTAATCCAGGCGTATTACGATACCACCTATTTGTTTACCGTTCATGAGAATGTGTTCAATCCACCACCAAAAGTAAAATCCGGGGTAATCAGAATGACAAGAAACCCCAAAGAAGGTTTGACTGGAAACGAAGTTTTATTTAAACAAATTGTAAAAGCAGGATTTAATCAAAGAAGAAAAAAGCTTTCGAATGCTTTGAAAATTTTAAATATTCCGGAAGCTTTAAAAACGCATGAATTTTTAGATAAAAGAGCGGAAGAGTTAAGTGTTTCAGATTTTATTTCATTCACTCAACTTTGGAAAGAAAACCAATAA
- a CDS encoding cell division protein FtsX, producing the protein MAKSVDEFNKKRLRSSNITVVISIALVLFLLGLMGLILINAQKYSDYIKEQLVVNAYFDENYDAKDSVKIAKLEEETFKKVQTLAPVKRATYISREKAAQEAKKSMGIDSDALFEENIFPSSIEVALKPEYVDPAKIDEAIKIISSVPGVVDVKNDSSLMVDVYNNLNRILKWILGFSLLFLVLAVVLINNSIRLKIFSKRFIIKTMQLVGAKRRFILKPFIVEAVILGAIGSVIGLLALFGVWYYFTSQIGSAFVQDNQQYFWLVLLVLGVGVFITVLSTVIATWRFLRTNVDDLYYS; encoded by the coding sequence ATGGCTAAATCTGTAGATGAGTTTAATAAGAAAAGGCTTAGGTCTAGCAATATTACAGTAGTAATAAGTATTGCCTTAGTGTTATTTTTGTTAGGATTAATGGGGCTTATTTTAATTAATGCTCAAAAGTATTCTGACTATATCAAAGAACAGCTTGTTGTGAATGCTTACTTTGACGAAAATTATGATGCTAAAGACTCTGTGAAAATTGCAAAACTGGAAGAAGAAACTTTTAAAAAAGTACAGACTTTAGCTCCGGTGAAAAGAGCTACCTATATTTCAAGAGAAAAAGCAGCTCAGGAAGCCAAAAAAAGTATGGGAATCGATAGCGATGCCCTGTTCGAAGAGAATATATTTCCGTCATCTATAGAAGTTGCCTTAAAACCGGAATATGTAGATCCTGCAAAAATAGATGAAGCGATTAAAATTATAAGCTCAGTTCCTGGCGTTGTAGATGTTAAGAACGACAGCAGTCTTATGGTAGACGTATACAACAACCTTAACAGAATTTTAAAGTGGATTTTAGGATTCTCTCTGTTATTCTTGGTATTGGCTGTCGTGTTGATTAACAACTCGATTCGTCTGAAGATATTCTCAAAAAGATTTATCATTAAAACCATGCAGTTGGTAGGAGCAAAAAGAAGGTTTATCTTAAAACCTTTCATTGTGGAAGCGGTTATTTTAGGGGCTATTGGTTCAGTAATCGGCCTTTTAGCATTATTTGGGGTTTGGTATTACTTCACAAGTCAAATTGGTTCTGCATTCGTACAGGATAATCAGCAATATTTCTGGTTGGTTTTGCTAGTATTGGGAGTAGGTGTTTTTATTACCGTATTAAGTACGGTAATTGCTACCTGGAGATTCCTGAGAACGAATGTTGATGATTTATATTATTCATAA
- a CDS encoding DUF3098 domain-containing protein: MSNKTNKFSAADYGKETELSEEKNFYFGKENFKWMLIGLAFIVVGFLLMMGPDANTVDGKYDPNSWNDDIFSIRRIRIAPLFVVIGFAIEVYAILKKK, translated from the coding sequence ATGAGCAATAAAACAAATAAATTTTCCGCAGCGGATTACGGAAAAGAAACAGAACTTTCCGAAGAAAAAAACTTTTATTTCGGAAAAGAAAACTTTAAATGGATGTTAATAGGATTAGCATTTATTGTAGTCGGTTTTCTTTTGATGATGGGTCCGGATGCAAATACAGTAGATGGGAAATATGATCCGAATTCTTGGAACGATGATATTTTTTCTATCCGTAGAATCAGAATTGCACCCCTGTTTGTAGTCATTGGTTTTGCGATTGAGGTATACGCGATTTTGAAAAAAAAATAA
- a CDS encoding undecaprenyl-diphosphate phosphatase, whose protein sequence is MDLIKVIIIAIIEGLTEYLPISSTAHMGFAANLMGLPEDEFLKMFQVSIQFGAILSVVVAYWKKFFDLNNLKFYYKLAFAVVPALVLGYLFDDKIEAVLGNQIAISSVLVLGGVVLLFADKWFKNPKIDDEKGITVRNAITIGFWQCLAMMPGTSRSAASIIGGMAQGLTRKAAAEFSFFLAVPTMLAVTVYSVFVKTWGKETATPQKGYEMIMASQDHITIFIVGNVVAFIVALIAIKAFIGVLNKYGFKPWGWYRIFVGVALLIYFYFFK, encoded by the coding sequence ATGGATTTAATCAAAGTGATTATTATTGCGATCATAGAAGGATTAACAGAATATCTTCCCATTTCTTCAACAGCTCATATGGGGTTTGCTGCAAACCTGATGGGACTGCCTGAAGATGAATTTTTAAAAATGTTCCAGGTATCTATTCAGTTTGGAGCTATTTTATCAGTGGTGGTTGCTTACTGGAAAAAATTCTTTGATTTAAACAATCTGAAGTTTTATTATAAACTGGCTTTTGCAGTAGTTCCTGCTTTGGTTTTAGGATATTTATTCGACGACAAAATTGAAGCGGTTTTAGGAAATCAAATTGCTATTTCGTCAGTTTTAGTTTTGGGTGGAGTGGTACTGCTGTTTGCGGATAAATGGTTCAAAAATCCTAAAATTGATGATGAAAAAGGAATTACCGTAAGAAATGCAATTACCATTGGTTTTTGGCAGTGTCTAGCCATGATGCCGGGAACAAGCAGAAGTGCAGCTTCTATTATTGGTGGGATGGCACAAGGATTAACAAGAAAAGCTGCCGCTGAGTTTTCATTCTTCCTGGCAGTTCCTACCATGTTGGCAGTAACGGTGTATTCTGTTTTTGTAAAAACTTGGGGAAAAGAAACGGCAACTCCACAGAAGGGATACGAAATGATCATGGCTTCACAGGATCACATTACTATTTTTATTGTAGGAAATGTGGTGGCGTTTATTGTAGCTTTAATTGCCATAAAAGCATTCATCGGAGTTTTAAATAAATACGGTTTCAAACCTTGGGGTTGGTATCGTATTTTCGTTGGAGTAGCTTTGCTGATTTATTTTTATTTCTTTAAATAG
- the truB gene encoding tRNA pseudouridine(55) synthase TruB yields the protein MTAEDLQSGHIFLLDKPLDWTSFQAVNKMKYKLKREFNLPKKFKIGHAGTLDPRATGLLIVCCGKFTKKIPEIQDAPKEYWTEIKIGVQTESYDTEKPEILHQDFSHITEEQIKTVLNKFLGEIEQKPPVFSAIKIDGQRAYNLARAGEEVEMKSRKTTIFYIQDIKIDLPLVSFTVGCSKGTYIRSLAHDIGQELGVGAYLTQLRRTKIGDYTIEDATSDFLENDFRFNSL from the coding sequence ATGACCGCAGAAGACTTACAATCAGGACATATATTTTTACTGGACAAACCTTTGGATTGGACCTCTTTTCAGGCAGTCAATAAAATGAAATACAAACTCAAAAGAGAGTTTAATCTTCCCAAAAAATTCAAAATCGGTCATGCCGGGACTTTAGATCCGCGGGCAACCGGACTTTTAATTGTTTGTTGCGGAAAGTTCACAAAAAAAATTCCAGAAATACAGGATGCCCCGAAAGAATATTGGACCGAGATAAAAATCGGGGTACAGACAGAATCTTACGATACTGAAAAACCTGAAATTTTACATCAGGACTTCTCTCATATTACAGAAGAGCAGATTAAAACCGTTTTAAACAAATTCTTAGGAGAAATTGAACAGAAACCACCGGTGTTTTCAGCGATAAAAATTGACGGGCAAAGAGCTTACAACTTAGCCAGAGCTGGAGAAGAGGTTGAAATGAAGTCAAGGAAAACCACGATCTTTTATATTCAGGATATTAAAATTGATCTTCCTTTGGTAAGCTTTACGGTAGGTTGCTCAAAAGGAACGTATATCAGAAGTCTGGCTCATGATATTGGTCAGGAATTAGGAGTGGGAGCGTATTTAACACAATTGAGAAGAACAAAAATCGGTGACTATACCATTGAAGATGCTACATCCGATTTTTTAGAGAATGACTTTAGATTTAATAGTCTATGA
- the rluF gene encoding 23S rRNA pseudouridine(2604) synthase RluF — MEKTRINKYLSEVGYCSRRAADKLLEEGRITINGKIPELGTKVSDEDLVEVDGKPIREPQDQPVYIAFNKPVGIVCTTDTKREKNNIVDYINHPKRIFPIGRLDKPSEGLILLTSDGDIVNKILRARNNHEKEYLVRVDKPITPRFLEKMRNGVPILDTVTKKCEVEKIDDMNFRIVLTQGLNRQIRRMCEFLGYEVKKLKRIRIMNIKLDLPIGKWRDLTDEELSALNMLLEDSSKTAE, encoded by the coding sequence ATGGAAAAAACGCGTATCAATAAATATTTGTCAGAAGTAGGATACTGCTCAAGAAGAGCGGCGGATAAGCTTTTGGAAGAAGGGAGAATCACAATCAACGGAAAAATTCCGGAATTGGGAACCAAAGTTTCCGATGAAGATCTTGTAGAAGTGGATGGGAAACCTATCCGTGAGCCCCAAGATCAACCGGTTTATATCGCTTTTAATAAACCTGTCGGAATCGTCTGTACTACAGATACCAAACGTGAAAAAAACAATATCGTTGATTACATCAATCATCCGAAGAGAATTTTCCCTATCGGAAGGCTGGATAAGCCGAGTGAAGGTCTTATTTTACTGACCAGTGACGGCGATATCGTGAATAAAATCCTCAGAGCAAGAAATAATCACGAAAAAGAATATCTGGTAAGAGTAGACAAGCCGATCACACCGAGATTCCTGGAGAAAATGCGAAACGGAGTTCCTATTTTAGATACCGTCACCAAAAAATGTGAGGTCGAAAAAATAGATGATATGAATTTCAGGATTGTTCTTACACAAGGTCTTAACCGACAAATCCGTAGAATGTGCGAATTTTTGGGTTATGAGGTGAAAAAGCTTAAAAGAATCCGTATCATGAACATCAAATTAGATCTCCCGATCGGTAAATGGAGAGATCTGACGGATGAAGAGCTTTCTGCCCTCAATATGCTTTTGGAAGACTCGAGTAAAACCGCTGAATAA